DNA from Pelodiscus sinensis isolate JC-2024 chromosome 1, ASM4963464v1, whole genome shotgun sequence:
ataatcgccgcttcatttaaattaaaatggctgctgcgctgagctgatcagctgtttgtcagctcagcgcgctagtctggatgcgcgcggtcaacatcaaaggcatttgtcgaccgccccattatgccttgtgggatgaggtttaccggggcggttgacaaatgcctttgatgtcgacggcggagcgtccagactagtgtgctgagccgacaaacagctgattggctcagtgcggcagccattttaatttaaatgaagcggagattatttaaatcgccgcttcattttcctgtgccgtgtagcctaatctacatgcctctgtcgtcagaggcatatagtctagacatacccaaggtgtcCTGTCCTGCACTTCTGTGTTTAACATTAATATGATTGCTTTGgaatattgtgcccagttctggtgtccacagctcaagaaggatgttgataaactggaggaggaggttcagagaagagccctgAGAATGATTGaaggattggaaaacatgccttatgtGACAGACTccaagagctcaatctatttaaacTAAAAggaaggttaagggatgtcttcaGCCAGTCTGTAAGTCTGTACATGGGAaacaaaattttgctaatggGCTGTCTATCTAGCAGTCAGAGATAAGATCCACTGCCTAGAGTTTGTAACTaggcaaattcagactggaaataaggtgcaattttttaacagtgagggtaatgaactactggaacaatttaccaagggctaTGGTAGATTCTCTATTACtggctattttaaaatcaagattggatgttctTCTAAAACATATGCTTTAATTCAGTCAGAAATTAATGCAGGGAAGTCCTATGGCCtgtattatgcaggaggtcaaactaCAAGATTGCAGTGGTCCCAAATGGCCTATAATCTATTAATCTGTCCTCTGTAGATTTGAGTTTTTCACCGTTGTGAAGATAAGCAACCACTCTGAGCTTTAGGTGTCACAGTTCCTTCAGAACCTGGTCTCCCAGTCTGTTTTGCTattaaaaaaggaggggggataGTCTGCATAATTAAATGTACCTGACACAATAATACAGGTATATACTCTGGGTAAATTATACTCATTAATACAGACTGTGATTCTCATATATAAGCATAATGCTGATTTCACAAGAGTTATGCCTGAATAAAAGCTCTGGAAATGGCCTGTAATTTCACAGATCACACACTGTAATTTGGTATTGCCTGGCCTAATTCGCTATTATTGTACAGTACATACTTATGAGAGAAATTTGCTTTTATGTTTTGTGATAATGTAAATCACAGTAATTACAGGGTAGACTTTTAAGAATTATCCTTTGGTTTCTTAGGTATAGTTAAAGTGAGGATGATTGTTTCAAAGCCTTCcttcaattattatttttatttttatgaaacaATTATAAAATATCAGATAGCTGGGCCAGACCAAAATAAACAAGAATATTCAGTCCTAACAATACCTCCTTTTTATATCATGCTTTTCATCGGTAGATCTCAAAGCCCTTTTAAAATGAAGTCAgcatcattatctccattttacagataggaaaaagGATCATTCCTGAGTTTGCAATGCACAGTAGTAACCCCCCAAATAAGATAATACCTACTATAAAAATTCATGTAGAATACATTTTATACACCAGTACAATTTCTCAAGACAGGTACCATTTCCAGAGCCCTGAAAAGGGCTGCAGGATTGTCACAGTAATAAAAATGTCACGGATGCTGTGACTTTTTGTTTGCCCATGACTTCTTTATGTCTATGATTCCACTAGGCTCACCATACAGTGGCAGCTCCTATGCCATCTCCCTGCTCAGGGCAGTGCAACCTGGTGCATAGGGTCACAGTGCCATTCAGGTTTGGCTCAGCTACTCCTCTCTCACAAAGTGGGAAAGAGCTGGGGTAGCTGGGCCAAATCTGACTGAGTGGTATTGAGACCTCATTGATGGAGAGGCAGCACCCACTCAAAGTGGGCCAGCCATGCACCCATCATAGGGGCAGCTGGGCTAAACCAGCTGGGTGGTGCTGTGCCCCTGTGTGCCATGTTGCAATGTCCAGAGGAAGGAACCAGGCCAAGCCCCATGAGAGGGGAGCCACCACAACCTGTGGGATGAGTGTGGGACACGCTTGCTCTtcagctcctccctcctccacatGCCAGGCCTCCCAACGCCTCGTGGCAGGACCCAACCTCTGTGCATAGGGGCTGGAAATAGGGGtgctgccccctctcctggcttgaagttgtttccattatatacagggtttaaaGTTGGGTTCAATGGCTGTCAGCACTTCCCcatgcaaattgttccagcacccctgccccTGTGGTGCCCCTACTTTAAAATATGACTTTACAACCCATGTTTATCCTAAATCTGTGACTTTTATTAAATCTACTGTGACTGTAATTTTctggttgccaaaaaaaaaaaaaaaaaaaaagcatgacaaATCTACATGGTCAAGCTCATGGTCCTGAGCATGGTCAATAATTATGATAGGCCCTCTGAGGTTAGGGGAAATCTCTGTTATGTTCTAGTAAGCAGTTGCTTTAGCTTAGGGAGGTATGGgctttttttctcaaccaatttgAAGTCGGTCAAACTGAAAGGTCAAGCCATCTGCAGAATTGTGATTACGTATAAATATTAAAGGACAAGGATATTTTCTAATATCATGCAATCATCCCGTGAGCTATCGGaccataaataaatatttggctTTCTTTTTTCTGTGGGGAGGAAACTCTTTTGGGAAGATTACTGTCACAAAGGCAGCCACAGAATGCACAAACAAATTGTGGAGCAACAGTACTATAGCAAGCTAAGCAAATCAGCTTATCTTTGTATAACACATGGATTGTAGATAGGGTTGAATGAAACATGAACATTTCCCTGAAACAGTACAAAGTCTTTTATCCATGATGAAAATAaacaggggaaagaggaaggggggaacAAATGAAAACATATGCATATAACAATTCCAGTTAAATCACATATCCCTTCTCTGCCACAGCACACTCAAAAAGGAAGTGGAGGGGGAAATGGAAGATTCTTTTACCTAAACTTTGATAAGCAAAGCAAATTTTGGGTTGTGATTACAAATATCGGTTTCCCCCCTGCAGAAATATTAGTTTAATGAAAATAGGGCCAGAAGGGATTTCAGGCAATAATTAAGATATGCTTCATTACACTTTAAAACATACAAAGAAcagatttctttgttttttccaTATAACATTAAGAATGAATGACTATTACGATAGTCAAACTTCTCTTTGGAAAGTTCTACTGGTTTTAGATCTAGGATTATTATATTGGTGTAGCTCCACTGGTAATAGCTCAACAGAGAAGTTGACCTGTGTTCTTTCTACTACTCTTAAAATGGAGGCCAGTAGAACTGATAAGTCTCTACTGATTAGTGGGCTaactgtagagccctgcaaatccacagatatctgctttatatctgcagatatctgcattcaATGGATGTGAATGCAGAAACTATTTTTGTGTGTAGAACCATGAAAATTTGTGGATATATGCTTTATATTCATGGGTGTTCACAACTAAAGATGTCAGTacggatatccatggctcatttttgtggattcagatgtagatacaaattttgtagctAACTGCACTCACTGTACTTCTAAACTTGTATTAAAGTTATTATAGAAATCAGTGAAACTAAATGAATTTATACTAGTTGAATTATAGTCCCAAGCCTATCTGTGTCTTTGAAAAGCATCTAATGCCATAGGTCCCAGATCTTGGTTGGGGAATTTGAATACTATAGTAATGTTCCACAATAAAGTGTGGAAATACTATCCCCATTGACTAAAATATGAAACACCTTAATTCTGGCAATAAAGTTAAGGACGAGGTAGCACTGCAATCCCTTTCCACCAAGGATTTAGGTAATTATTGGGTAAGTAATCACAGgctgaaaaatgtttttgttctgAAATCTTCAGTATACAAAAACAGATTTGAGAGATTCTACTGTCAGTACAGAAAAACAAAGAGCACAAAGGTCTTCTGAAGTCAGGCCTGAGAGTGCACCTAGCACTGCAAACACTTTAGCTGCAAGTGTAAATGGGTAATTGAGGTGCTCCAGGCAACAGTAGAGtttgtttgatttattttactGCATGGTATATTATTACCTGCACAGCCTCGATTATCAGGGGAAGTGCTAAAAACATTTCAGCCTCTGTGAAAAGATGTTTTGTTTGCTGAAAGTTGTAGGGTATATTGCTGAAGATTCCATTCTGCATTAAGGGCACAAATCCTAAGATTGGTGAAAATTAGTCCTAATTGTGAATGAATAATGTCTGTgaaagttattttatttatttttgctgagGATTTGTCTGTTCCCATTTGTCTTCCAGAGATTTAGAACATTGGCCATTAGCCTTGAAACAGGAATACTGTAAGATTCTGCTCTTAACCAGCTTTTATGGATGGAGACAACTGTCTTTTCCCTCACTGTCCTGTTCCCCCTCTCTTTTGCTACGTCTATGCAggcatgcacatgtgtgtgtacacacacacacatgcaaatccaatctggagtaactccactgaagtcaatgattgTCCACACTGAGTTTTCAATCAAGTTAACCTGGCTTGATTAACTTGattggaacaaaaaaaaaaaaaaaaaaaagcacctttGTTCCTAatctagacatggcctaaataATATACTGTAGCTCTAGTTCTCTAACTGCTGAGTTTGTCTGCTGGAAAACATAgtatcttaggatatgtctacaccgcggagctatttcaggataccggaactataccaaaatagctattccgtatctattgaagcagcccattatttcaaaatagagtttgaaataacaggtggcttattccaacATTCCGATGGCtaaggggaatttcagaataggaagttattttgaaattgggtgctgtgtagacggtgccaaattacgaaataagctattttgaaatagcactggaataagctatgcaatttgtgtagcttattttgagctaagggtgctgtgtagatgcactctcagagtgcatctacacaaaaAGTTGCCACAGTTTAaattaaaaagtaattttaaactgatttagtCAATTCAATGCAAAAACATGTGTGAACAattatgtaattttttaaaaacagcttaaATCAAAAAGAAAGATGTTTAAGTTAAACTGATGTAACTACTCTGAAACCATAAGAAGTGTCTACTCAGAGGTTTGTACCAGTTTAGGTAAAAAGGTATAAATTTGTATATAGATTTAAGTTCTCAGTCAGCAACCAATTTTTGCTGCTTCAAAGATAACCTTGCTGCATACAGTTAAACTGACTGTATGAGTCTTACCCACTAAAAGGTAAAGACCAAAAGGAAGATTAAATgggaaaatatttatttcctgTCATTGTAAGTTACTCTACaaagaaatacaaaaattaagaagtttgtacagaaaaaaatatatatcacaCCCATGAAAATATAATACAGGAATTTACAGTTATCATAACTTGTTATTAGAGCTATTACAGACAGGAAAATATAATCTTCTTGCTTACAATATAAGACCTTTCCAGAAACTTCAGAATGTTATTTAATTTCACATTTCAAGAAACCAATCTTTGAATTGTTTATATTCCATTTTTGTGGTGGACCATTTTTATACCTTCATGTCAGTCCAACCTTCCAAAGATATTCACATTAGGAATGTGGAAGGGAAAAAAGTCAATCAATCAGCTAATACAAATGAATTGATAATCATACACCAACACAGAAGGAATACAGAGAGAATCCCTTTcgctatatttatttttaaatgatccaATCATTTGTCACCAGCAAAGTGAACAAAGTTCTATGTGGTCAAAACTGTTCAACCATAAATGAAGTGTATGTTTTCCTGCTTAGAAACTGACGTCGATTAATGCTAGCTTTTACCATTTCTAGCAGCTTGGAAAATATCAAGTGTTTTAAAATTTAAGACAGTAATTAAGTGTCCCACCCTCCTCTTTTACATTCTTCTGGCAACAGTATAACTTTCTACCATCAGTAGGGTCAACCTAGATCTCCCAGACAATTGGTAAAGAAATAGCTACAACTGCAGCCATTTCACTTTATTGAGATGTGCAAGAGGAGTGTAGAAGGGGCCAGTAGTTTTAGCTAGTCACATAGGCGCATGCATTCTGCACCCCCCTTAAAGGGCAACAGAGCAGTCATGCTGCTTCTCTGCCTTCCCCAGAATGTACTGGGTGGGCAGTATGTTTATACTGGCCTCAGTGAAAAATTGCAGTGATGCCATGATTTAGCCTTAAATCCATTTTCATCCAAGGAGAGCCTGAATGGATTCCAGTACAGTGATGCTATCATTAGGAGTCTTCACAATGCAATTATTAAAAGAATCCATACTCCAGTGGCCGTTGTTCAATAGATGTTTCCCTATTCTACTGCAGTCTAATTAGGATGTGCAGGACTGGGATTAAGGGGAGGGATGTTTGCTATGTTTTCATCAACCTGCTCAGTTAGTATCAGAAAATTGAAGCCACGTGGATATTTTCTCCCTACGTTGgatgtttgtttgtgttttcggAGGCTGGAGGAAGGCTAAGTGCTAAGATGATCGGTGGTGGATGTAGCATGAGAACCTAAAAAAAGACTGAGGTCCTGATTCAGTAAAGCACATAAACATATTAGTTCAGTTTGGCTGGGTTAGGGCCTTTGTTAACTAAGCTGTGACTAGCTATGAGGTGGGAAATAACTAGATATACTTATTGTTAGTAATATGCTCAAGGTTTGATTAGACTAAGCCTTGTTACGCTGTTCATATTGTGGGGGAGGGCACAAACAAGCCTTTCCCTCAACCTTGGCCCAGGCCCACCgtccagggggagaggggagcacaaAGGGCAGGATTCTAATGCTGTTGCTAAGGTCTGAGACAATGGTAGACTCATTTGGGTGCATGTGGTCTGTGTGGGAGTGGTTCATGCTGTTCTCTTTCAAAAGGTGATGCACTGACTGGTGACTGTGCCGTGggatggtctctctctctctttcctttacTGCAAACCAGAAGTACACATTTTGTTGGAATGGGGCCAGAATGCTGAATGCTCTGTAGCACGGCGCCCATGGTGCATCAAAGGCATAACTGATGTCTTTATTAGTGTTGGGTGATATTAGTACAGTATTAGAAAAAGATAAATTGAATTTAATGGACATTTCGGTCATGGAATCAACTGGGCAACCTTGGAACGTTTTCATCATTTGATTGTAGCATGGAGTTAGTATAGTACAACCCTAACTCCTCCATCAGGACATGTGGTTATCTCCAGAGACCCTTTGTTGGGACCTACTTGTATACATAAGAAGATAAACTTTCCTTGTTTATGCAAGATGGTCATAACTTCACTGCACATTGGGCCCCTCAGATGAAAGGTGGCTCGTGTTGAGTGAGAATTGGAGCAACAATATAGGCTGGGTTTGCTAGTGTGGTGCTGTAAATATTAAAGTAAATCAAAGTGctaacatttctttaaaaatgttcttCCCATTAAAGCCGCAACATTTAACTGACTCCAAAGGTGTGAGATTGGGTGAGACCTCTTATTTCCACAAACGTTAATATTGCTATACTGTTACAAAAGCTTCTTAATCCCTGTTCTTTAGATGTATAATCACACATCTGAGCATTTTAAAGCATTTAAACTAATATATAAACAATTAACACTTATAACAAACATCTGATACTGAGACTACATTCACTCTCTACTGCAGCAGGTTGATGGTTTGCGTCTGACGCTGCAAATTCTTATGGTCTCCAGTGGGATATAAGCCCTCCGGGACTAAGGTGCAGAGTCAGTTTCCCGTTTACTAGAACATGGCTTTAAGTTACATATAGTTAATTTGACATTGTATAACAGCAGGTCTTGTGTCACAAATGGGCAAGTGAGCATAAACAGTAAAACATTGTTTATAATATTCAATGTAAGGATGATATTGGATGGATGGCGGTagcaatttgttttccttttcaatCTATCTTGGATTTGACTGGATTAGCACTTTTATGAAAACAGAAATATACTCCTATGTTAGTAACCTAAATAAATGAATGTGATACTCTAAAGGTATAATTTGTTTGTGCAACAACATATCCAATAAGAACAGCCTTTTCTAGTGATATTCAGTTAACAATAGGCCAAATACATACAAATCAGACACTTTTTCCCTCTGGCTTTTGCCTTTCACTTTCTGTCTTACTATTTTGTATTCAGTCCTCTGTTTGTCACTGTGCTCCTTCTTTTACAGTACATATGTCCATGCACATATGGCACATCATGGGGAAATCATGTGGCTCATTTCAATCTTCTTTCAAATCAAAAAAATCCTCAAGAGACAGCTTCTTAAAGGGTCACATCTTCATCTTATAAAGgtcaatgacaaaacttccattaacttcaTTGAAAACAACACTGGTCCCATAATTATTTACTACAAGATCTATATGTAGTGCTACTGATTTTGTTTTCAATTGTATAAAGTATTAAAAAATACAGATAGATGTATGGAAAGAACTGTAAAAGTTGTATATCTTAGATATGAACAGTTGTTTAATTAATGCTGTTCAAAGTAAAAAACTGTAGATCTTTCATACTTACATACTCATTATTCAATCTCTACAAAAGAATTTTTAAATCATCATGTGTCTGTTTGCTTCCTTAAATACATGAAACCAAAATCATTCTAACAACTCCAAACAGCTTTCCAAATCCTCCTATTTTCCTCCTACATTGTGTACATCACAGCAATGCTGTTCCATGATTTAATTTGCTTTCTAGATAGgtggctgtcaagcaattaagaTACATCCTGATTTTTTCATAGCTAATTAGTTATATTTTTGTCTCTCATGGGCCAGAATTCAGTCTGGTGTAAGTAGGTGCCATTCCATTGAAGCCACAAAAGTagtaaattattattaaaattagTGTCAATGGAACAAAGTTCAACCACTTAATTGTTTGGTCTCTTGACCCAAACATTATAATTGATTCTCTAATGACAATATTTAGAAGCAAATTTCATGAGAACACTAacattttgtgcctttgaaagAACAAAGCAAAAAGCATCTCAAAATTAGAGGGGGAGAGGCCCTCTGCTATACAATGGGCCCAGTCTTGctctcattgatgtcaatggaagttttgtcaaAGGGAATTGAACTGCTTGAGTAACCAGTGCAGGATTCCAAACATGCATTATTACATGAGTGGGCAAATCTGCTCACCTTACTTTTATGAGTAATCCCACAGATTTAATTATAAGAAAAGTGAGATGGTTAGCTTCCCTCTCCCTGATTTAGTTAAATGTGTTATAAGGTAAGAAATCGAGATTTTTCTGTGCCTGTCCATAAAAATTTACTGTACAAAGTGATTAAGATGAAATACATACACTCTGCAATATTCTGGATTGTGTACCTCTAAATACTGAATGCTTTGAGGTGGGAAAGAAGTTTGATAAGGGCTGTTTTAGATATGTTCCCTGGTATTCAAATGTACACCTAGCTCTATATGTTTAAGATGCTGATTCTTATAAGCAAACAGACTGGAAAGACAGTATCATCTACAGCAAACATGTTCTGCCCAGAGCTGTTATCTACAAAACACACAGCAAAGTGCCCCCCATCTTCATGTtaacactgtgggtatgtcttcactgcaacgTTAACTCAGATGACACCTGCCTAGGCTAGAGTCCTGAGGTTAGCCTACCCCAGATGTGAGCAGTCACCCTCCAAAGCCCTGCCTGAGTTACTGGGGTACAACTGCACTGCAGATTTTCTCAGAGCCTAGGTCAACTAACTTGAGCTTGCGTAGCTCAGGCAATgaggctaaaaatagcaatgtggacattccagctagggctggagcctgggctctgagacccaaggagagggagagggccTTAGGGCCCTTGAGTGAGAGCAGCTATACTGTGTTGACTCTGTAACCCCATGGTACAAGCCTATGTCAGCTGACTCTCTGAGATGGGATGCCGTGGAGGGTTTTCGATGTACCCTCTGTTTCCTTACTGGTGCTGCACTCACTGGTGCATGTCACAAGGATGGCCGTGGGCATATCCCATGCTTCTGTGTACTGCAGTAAGCTGAGCTGGCTTATGATTCTCTCCCAGTGAACTGTGGCAGAACATACCTGTCCTGTGCACCCAGGGGAATTATGAGATCATATTAATAGACTACTAGCACTCTGGTGGGGATTTAGCCTGAATCCTCACTGCAGAGTGTGTGGGTTACTAGCCTCAGTGAAAACAGCACTTGGCCTTGAGCCTACAGTCACAGACAAGCCAGTGAGCCTGAACTGACAGCACCACTAGACTCAGGTGTCAGCTTTTTGTGTGTAGTCCACAGGAAGGATGGGGCAACAGCCAGATAAGAGCTTGggttaactctgcagtgaaaaCCTACCCTTTGATGCTAACCTGTGCACCAGTGTTGCATGTTCTCCCTATCACAGAAAGAGCAGAGAACGTGTTCTTGAAGACTACTGATAATGCATTTTTTgccatattttattttttccggATAGTTGCTACAGGCAGGTATGGTGTTGAGAGATTTCACTTCAGAACAGACAAGCAAGCAGCAAACTAAGATGATGGCATGAAAGGTGTATCTGAGAACACCGAGTTGACAGAATCAGAGTCAGATTTTGCTCTAGTTGTTTTCAAGATGCTCTCTGCTATGACAGTCTCTTTGGAAAACAGTCTCACTTTCCCATTCTGTCCCTGTTTTGGCTCATTCACAGGCTCAAGGAACACCACTCTCTTACCAGTGCTGGATTTCTTCTCTTCAGTTGGAGGATCCAGAGGTGGAGTGGAGTTTAGGATGGACGAATGGGCACTGCTTTGGGGTagcttcctttttcttcttcttgtctTACACTGACAAGGACATGGGGTTAGATACAGATAAAGCAGTACCAAAATAATACTGGCTacacaggcagcaagggtggtGAAAGCAGTGTTAAATGCTTCATGAGCATGGGATCTGTTCACTGTGAAATTGCTTACATTAATTCTAACCTCTATGGTTTCATTTAACAGTCTTCTTTTATTTATTGCAACGCATGAATACAGCCCAGAATCCTCCAGCTGGGGATCTATTATCTCTAGACTCCCATTGTGAAACACCTTAAAACTGTCAGTCTCCTTGTCTGGCTCCAGTAATCTATTGTCTGGGCTAACCCAAATGAAATATGTGCCTGCATCACTAATTTTGCTGTCACAGTGTACAATCAGCCTTTCTCCGACTTGGGCCTCATAAATGAACCCAAAGGCATGGAATGACACATTGATGGTGCTTTCGGAGCAATTCAAAAAGTTGTCGTGCAATAAAGGCAGTTTATTGGAACCTTTGGGATCAGATCGTAATGCACAGGCATACTCATTTTTGAAATCCATGACTGAGTTGAAGTGTCTGTGATACCAAAAAATTAGCATGGAGTATAGAGTACAGTCACAGTAAAATGGGTTACCATGAAGATAAATTCCACTGAGTTGTTTGGCTGGCACTAAACTTACACGTTGAATGGGTACAGACTGGATGTGGTTATAGGAAATGTCTAACAATACAAGTTCTGTAAGCTTGTGTTTTCCAATATACAAGTCCATTGGGAAGTGTGACAGTGAGTTACAACATAAATACAGCTTCTGCAATTTGTATAATCCTCCAAAGGCAGCAGAATCAATCTGTGTTATCTGATTGTTGTAAAGCAAGAGAACTTCCAGTACTCTTAACTCTTGAAACAAAGGGCTTCCCAGTGTCTTCAGGTTGTTGGATGACAAGTCTAGGTACTTCAGATTTGGAGTTGTGGAAAAGCTTCCAGTGATAATACTGCTAATACTATTATGACTGATTATTAAAGTGTTCAGTTTGTCAAAAAGCACTGGGACCCATTCAGGTTCCAAAAATCCAATTTTGTTATAACTCAGATCCAGTCTTTTTATGAATTTGAAGAGAGTTCCTGGCACTCGAGAGAGGTTCTTATTGGTGCAGCTTATGATGTCACTAGCACAGATGCAGGCTGTAGGACACAAGCCAGAGGCACTGCCACTTACACTTAGTGTAAAGACCAAAAGACATAGTAGTCCTTTGCAGTTCAGTGTAAGAACGCCAAGTCGAGTAGAAATTGTCTGGCAGCTTAAAGACATTATGGCTATCTCTTAGCCGTCTCCCAGTTCTCCTTGCCACAGATTATACATGTAGTTAACCTTGCACTAATCACTGTTAAAAGAGGAATACAGAAGTACATAATGTTAACACATAATGTTCACATCCCGTTTGCTTTCTTATAAGAATGAGCATACGGGATCAGACCaaagttcatctagcccagtcttcTGACAATAGTCAGAGCTGGGTGTCGGAGAGGGATTAAACAGAacaggaatcatcaagtgatccaacccctgtcacccattcccagcctctggcaaacagaggctagggacaccctccctgtccatcctggttaatagtcattgatggacccatcctccatgaatttatccagctcttttttttaaaccttgttatag
Protein-coding regions in this window:
- the AMIGO2 gene encoding amphoterin-induced protein 2; this encodes MSLSCQTISTRLGVLTLNCKGLLCLLVFTLSVSGSASGLCPTACICASDIISCTNKNLSRVPGTLFKFIKRLDLSYNKIGFLEPEWVPVLFDKLNTLIISHNSISSIITGSFSTTPNLKYLDLSSNNLKTLGSPLFQELRVLEVLLLYNNQITQIDSAAFGGLYKLQKLYLCCNSLSHFPMDLYIGKHKLTELVLLDISYNHIQSVPIQRVSLVPAKQLSGIYLHGNPFYCDCTLYSMLIFWYHRHFNSVMDFKNEYACALRSDPKGSNKLPLLHDNFLNCSESTINVSFHAFGFIYEAQVGERLIVHCDSKISDAGTYFIWVSPDNRLLEPDKETDSFKVFHNGSLEIIDPQLEDSGLYSCVAINKRRLLNETIEVRINVSNFTVNRSHAHEAFNTAFTTLAACVASIILVLLYLYLTPCPCQCKTRRRKRKLPQSSAHSSILNSTPPLDPPTEEKKSSTGKRVVFLEPVNEPKQGQNGKVRLFSKETVIAESILKTTRAKSDSDSVNSVFSDTPFMPSS